A portion of the Acidisarcina polymorpha genome contains these proteins:
- a CDS encoding B12-binding domain-containing radical SAM protein, whose amino-acid sequence MPKSTSPSKKVVFFFPSFASSEATAPLGVLAVATPLIRAGYQITLIDSTITPDYKKRVLQEVRDAVCLGISLVTGPMIRETVEIARAVKEWNPDFPIILGGWHPSLLPDQTLQADCVDYIVRGQGEDALLELVQHLETKAAPDLIPGIGFKRGGKLILTPERPLKPLVDMPPKAYHIADFDAYERGCGKRWAMYTSSLACPFNCAYCTNAGVYGRKWNALPPEQFVEETVDLTRRYRLEMLWVVDDNFMVDLDRARGIAEGLVRAGSQFKWSIQATTNMVARLTPEDLKLMRRAGLHQICQGVDSGSPKILQLMNKTFQDFDQIYESAARCLAADIRPSFNIIFAFPGEGPKERRETVSFMMDVCRRFPGAEFWTNIFTPYPGSPIFQKCAELGIEPPKSLEGWADFFPRYTQLPWLKGRDHEELQVTRDYLRIAFDRIPIATDTRGPITRIVQKSISLPARWRLDHDVYRYPVEIWLNNKLKKRMASSKPAVDAKRLANTPAEAAC is encoded by the coding sequence ATGCCGAAATCTACTAGTCCATCTAAGAAGGTGGTGTTTTTCTTTCCATCGTTTGCGAGTTCTGAGGCGACAGCCCCACTCGGTGTTTTGGCCGTAGCCACACCCCTGATCCGGGCCGGATATCAGATTACCCTTATCGATTCGACGATCACGCCAGACTACAAGAAACGGGTGCTTCAAGAGGTCCGGGATGCCGTTTGCCTCGGCATCTCGCTTGTCACCGGACCTATGATTCGGGAGACAGTTGAGATTGCGCGAGCAGTCAAAGAGTGGAATCCGGACTTCCCCATCATCCTCGGCGGATGGCATCCATCCCTGCTTCCCGACCAGACACTGCAAGCCGATTGCGTCGATTACATCGTGCGCGGACAGGGTGAAGATGCGCTGCTCGAATTGGTCCAGCATCTCGAAACGAAGGCCGCGCCGGATCTCATCCCGGGCATCGGCTTCAAGCGCGGCGGCAAGCTCATCCTTACTCCGGAACGGCCACTTAAGCCTTTGGTAGACATGCCTCCAAAGGCGTATCACATAGCAGACTTCGATGCCTATGAGCGTGGTTGCGGCAAAAGGTGGGCCATGTACACCTCCAGCCTGGCATGCCCGTTTAACTGTGCGTATTGCACCAACGCAGGCGTCTATGGACGCAAGTGGAACGCTTTGCCGCCCGAGCAGTTCGTTGAAGAGACCGTCGATCTAACGAGGCGATATCGTCTCGAAATGCTCTGGGTGGTCGACGACAACTTCATGGTCGATCTCGACCGCGCCCGCGGCATCGCGGAAGGGCTAGTGCGCGCAGGGTCGCAGTTCAAATGGAGCATACAGGCGACAACCAACATGGTCGCGCGGCTCACGCCAGAGGATCTCAAGCTGATGCGGCGTGCGGGCCTTCACCAGATATGCCAGGGTGTCGACTCAGGATCTCCCAAGATTCTGCAGTTGATGAACAAGACCTTTCAGGATTTCGATCAGATCTACGAGAGCGCCGCTCGCTGCCTCGCCGCCGATATACGGCCGTCTTTCAATATCATCTTTGCATTCCCTGGTGAAGGCCCGAAGGAACGCAGGGAGACAGTCAGCTTCATGATGGACGTCTGCCGGCGCTTTCCTGGAGCCGAATTCTGGACCAACATTTTCACTCCATATCCTGGCTCGCCCATCTTCCAGAAATGCGCCGAATTGGGCATTGAGCCACCTAAGAGCCTTGAGGGCTGGGCCGACTTCTTTCCTCGTTATACACAGCTTCCTTGGCTGAAGGGGCGTGACCATGAAGAGCTGCAGGTCACGCGCGATTACCTTCGCATCGCCTTCGACAGGATTCCCATTGCGACCGATACCCGCGGTCCGATTACCAGAATCGTTCAGAAGTCGATCTCGTTGCCGGCCCGCTGGCGTCTGGACCACGATGTTTACAGGTATCCCGTCGAGATATGGCTTAACAATAAGCTGAAGAAGCGGATGGCTTCGAGCAAGCCCGCGGTTGACGCCAAGAGGCTGGCCAACACACCAGCGGAGGCAGCTTGCTGA
- a CDS encoding B12-binding domain-containing radical SAM protein: MLTRGKVVLFYPPYDGPPLGAPLSLLSLAGTLRAANFDVVLIDAAIEPRYLERIAEECQSALCIGISVLTGPMIRGAIDAASFVKSHARGVCIVFGGWHPTLCPESTLREPYVDVVVRGQGEITIVELATALAAQQPLDLIAGISWKKQGRLIQNFERRVQPVDTFPPPAYDLTDFDAYERVAGKRELAYATSIGCPYACNYCTDMVVYKRRFNAYSAEHVVAELVNLVERYRVTNVALLDSNFPVDLKRAIAIARGIRDSGVKFTWTFQASTDFICRMSQEEVQLLADSGVSYMGFGTESTSPAVLKMMNKRHQRVDEMYETARKANLAGIRVTFNLILGYPGETEADRLITFRTMSDIGRQFSNVRFSPNIFTPYPGIPIWPQLRELGVVEPQTLEEWMTMPLGANLLRWLKGRELARLDRMLAYFLLLNQIRRSQKTSLIRKLTSLLVQASIRWRLDSSFLSFPWEMWVAQLTEHIVKRRSLVTGQALPAEQTNVC; encoded by the coding sequence TTGCTGACACGAGGCAAGGTAGTACTCTTCTACCCGCCATACGACGGACCTCCGCTTGGCGCCCCACTCTCGTTGTTGTCGTTGGCGGGCACGCTCCGCGCAGCCAACTTCGACGTCGTGCTGATCGACGCTGCGATTGAGCCGCGATATCTGGAGCGCATCGCCGAGGAGTGCCAGTCGGCGCTCTGCATCGGCATCTCCGTTCTCACGGGTCCCATGATCCGTGGAGCCATCGACGCGGCCTCCTTTGTCAAGAGCCACGCTCGTGGAGTCTGCATCGTCTTTGGTGGATGGCACCCCACGCTCTGTCCCGAGTCGACTCTGCGTGAGCCGTACGTGGATGTTGTGGTGCGCGGACAAGGGGAGATTACTATAGTTGAACTCGCCACCGCACTCGCTGCCCAGCAGCCCCTGGACCTGATCGCGGGTATCTCCTGGAAGAAGCAGGGGCGCCTCATACAGAACTTCGAACGGCGCGTTCAGCCCGTCGACACGTTTCCTCCCCCTGCCTACGACCTGACCGACTTCGATGCATATGAGCGGGTCGCGGGCAAGCGCGAGTTGGCCTACGCGACGAGCATTGGTTGTCCCTATGCCTGTAACTATTGCACCGATATGGTGGTGTACAAACGCCGTTTTAACGCGTACTCGGCCGAACATGTGGTCGCTGAGCTCGTTAACCTCGTTGAGCGCTATCGCGTTACCAACGTAGCCCTTCTCGACTCGAACTTTCCCGTCGATTTGAAGCGGGCAATCGCCATTGCCAGAGGCATACGCGACTCCGGCGTGAAGTTCACCTGGACCTTCCAGGCATCCACAGACTTCATCTGCCGCATGAGCCAGGAAGAGGTTCAGTTGCTGGCCGACAGCGGCGTAAGCTACATGGGCTTCGGCACCGAATCGACGTCACCGGCGGTTTTGAAGATGATGAACAAGCGCCACCAGCGCGTCGACGAGATGTATGAGACTGCACGCAAAGCTAACCTCGCCGGTATCCGCGTCACCTTCAACCTGATCCTTGGCTATCCGGGTGAAACCGAGGCCGACAGGCTCATCACCTTCAGGACCATGAGCGACATCGGCCGCCAGTTCAGCAATGTTCGCTTCTCTCCGAACATCTTCACACCCTACCCCGGTATTCCGATCTGGCCTCAGCTTCGGGAACTCGGTGTTGTCGAACCGCAGACGCTTGAGGAATGGATGACGATGCCACTCGGAGCCAACCTGTTGCGTTGGCTGAAAGGCCGCGAGCTGGCGCGTCTCGATCGGATGCTCGCTTATTTCCTATTGCTGAATCAGATTCGACGCTCGCAGAAGACTTCGCTCATTCGAAAGCTTACCAGCCTCCTTGTCCAGGCCTCAATTCGATGGCGTCTGGACTCCAGCTTCCTTTCTTTTCCTTGGGAGATGTGGGTCGCGCAACTCACCGAGCACATCGTTAAGCGCCGTTCTCTTGTCACGGGCCAGGCATTGCCCGCGGAGCAAACAAATGTTTGCTGA
- a CDS encoding B12-binding domain-containing radical SAM protein: protein MPSLLLTHGYFLYEDPKEVQIMKPYAPLGILYLCSHLRQQGFDVEVFDTTFSSRESLFNHLQSEKPSVLGIYANLMTRGNVVEIIRVAREAGWRVIVGGPEPGAYAQEFLESGAEFVVFGEGESTMQELLTALRDGSDKSGGDWKSKIAGTAYLDEEGIFHQNPPRTQIADLDAQPWPARQAIDLHRYVDTWRTHHRQGSVNFITARGCPYKCRWCSHQVYGQTHRRRNPIKVVDELEWLLTEYTPDIAWVSDDVFTINHDWIRKYAAEMRRRSLHIPFECISRADRLNEEMLDLLAELGCFRIWIGSESGSQRLLDSMDRGVKVEQVQRAVEMSRARKIESGMFLMWGYEGEEMEDIEATVRHVSKAKPDIFFTTVSYPIKGTPYYQQVQSKLVQLKPWAQTSDREIKIAGRHSRAYYAHADRLLRDEVQLAKLRESGAGNSALLQELEVNIRASREGLLATQSEVEA from the coding sequence ATGCCATCTCTGCTGCTTACACACGGTTACTTTCTCTACGAAGACCCCAAAGAGGTGCAGATCATGAAGCCGTATGCGCCTCTTGGAATTCTCTATCTCTGCTCCCACTTGCGCCAGCAGGGTTTTGACGTGGAGGTCTTTGATACGACTTTTTCAAGCCGTGAGTCCCTCTTCAATCACTTGCAGAGTGAGAAGCCATCCGTGCTTGGAATCTACGCAAATCTGATGACACGCGGCAACGTGGTAGAAATTATCCGCGTCGCTCGCGAAGCCGGCTGGCGCGTCATCGTTGGTGGGCCCGAGCCCGGTGCATATGCGCAGGAGTTTCTGGAGTCAGGCGCAGAATTTGTCGTCTTTGGTGAAGGCGAGTCCACGATGCAAGAGCTACTGACAGCCCTGCGCGATGGCTCTGACAAGTCCGGCGGGGATTGGAAGTCAAAGATCGCTGGTACAGCGTATCTCGATGAAGAAGGGATCTTTCATCAGAATCCGCCGCGTACGCAAATCGCTGATCTTGACGCCCAACCGTGGCCTGCCCGTCAGGCCATCGACCTGCATCGCTACGTCGATACATGGCGAACTCACCATCGACAAGGCTCAGTCAACTTTATTACCGCGCGCGGGTGCCCTTATAAATGTCGCTGGTGCAGCCATCAAGTCTATGGCCAGACACATCGTCGTCGCAATCCCATCAAGGTTGTCGATGAGCTGGAGTGGCTGTTGACCGAGTACACGCCGGACATCGCCTGGGTGTCTGACGATGTATTCACCATCAACCATGACTGGATCCGCAAGTATGCCGCGGAGATGCGCCGGCGTAGCCTGCACATCCCGTTCGAGTGCATCTCGCGCGCGGACCGGCTCAACGAAGAGATGCTGGACCTGCTCGCTGAACTCGGTTGCTTCCGTATCTGGATCGGCTCAGAGAGTGGTTCGCAGCGATTGCTCGATTCCATGGATCGCGGTGTGAAGGTAGAGCAAGTACAGCGAGCTGTCGAGATGAGCCGCGCGCGGAAGATCGAAAGCGGGATGTTTCTGATGTGGGGATACGAAGGAGAGGAGATGGAAGACATTGAGGCCACCGTCCGTCATGTCAGCAAGGCCAAGCCTGACATCTTCTTCACCACTGTCTCCTATCCGATTAAAGGCACTCCTTACTATCAGCAGGTGCAGAGCAAGCTGGTCCAGCTGAAGCCCTGGGCCCAGACCTCTGATCGCGAGATCAAGATCGCCGGGCGTCATTCGCGGGCTTATTACGCGCATGCCGATAGACTCCTGCGCGATGAAGTGCAATTGGCAAAGCTGCGAGAGAGCGGTGCCGGTAACTCCGCACTTCTCCAGGAGCTCGAGGTGAACATCCGGGCCTCCCGGGAAGGTCTGCTCGCCACCCAGAGCGAGGTGGAAGCATGA
- a CDS encoding class I SAM-dependent DNA methyltransferase → MSAESTAFPLADYPRTASGSAFDRIAEDYDQIFTDSLIGRAQRDSVWKVLTKTFREHDHVLELNCGTGEDAIFLAGKGISVFACDASRQMIARAEQRLRHISSQLPAVFCELPIERLRELQPKTQFDGAFSNFSGLNCVADLSEVASSLSHLVKRDGRLVLCFSTRFCLIEILHYLVLGQWRKAFRRCKGHTRVTLDDVQFTVYYPTIRQIRRSFAPYFSLYSYTGVGVAVPPSYLERWARRHPDVFRFLRRLEGLVARLPILRSTGDHVLLCFERVSG, encoded by the coding sequence ATGAGCGCGGAAAGCACGGCTTTTCCGCTCGCGGATTATCCCAGAACTGCCAGCGGCTCAGCCTTCGACCGGATCGCAGAGGACTACGATCAAATATTTACTGACTCTCTGATTGGACGAGCGCAACGTGATTCGGTGTGGAAGGTGCTCACCAAGACCTTCCGAGAGCACGATCACGTTCTCGAGCTCAATTGTGGCACTGGCGAAGATGCCATCTTCCTGGCCGGCAAAGGCATTTCCGTCTTTGCCTGTGATGCTTCCAGACAAATGATCGCAAGGGCCGAGCAGCGCCTCCGGCACATTTCATCTCAGCTGCCCGCGGTCTTCTGTGAATTACCGATAGAGCGACTTAGAGAACTTCAGCCAAAGACCCAATTCGATGGCGCCTTTTCGAACTTCTCCGGGTTGAACTGCGTTGCCGATCTCAGCGAGGTCGCAAGCTCGCTGTCGCATTTAGTCAAACGCGATGGGCGACTGGTTCTATGCTTTTCGACACGCTTCTGTCTCATTGAAATCTTGCACTACCTCGTTCTCGGACAGTGGCGCAAAGCGTTCAGACGTTGCAAAGGCCACACCCGGGTGACGCTCGACGATGTGCAGTTCACGGTTTACTATCCCACCATTCGTCAGATACGCCGATCGTTTGCGCCCTATTTTAGTCTCTACTCCTATACCGGAGTTGGTGTGGCTGTGCCGCCGTCATATCTTGAACGATGGGCTCGCCGGCATCCTGACGTCTTTCGCTTTCTCCGCCGCCTAGAAGGACTTGTTGCGCGCCTGCCAATTCTCCGGAGCACGGGCGACCACGTGCTGCTCTGCTTCGAGAGGGTATCCGGATGA
- a CDS encoding B12-binding domain-containing radical SAM protein, with protein sequence MIILYHPRATRPRSRRLPLAVLALAAALEGKEQYEIVDGNLEDDPTARILELIARHKIELLGVSAMPGPQMVAAMETSREIRRLHPHVPICWGGYFPSIYPDAALNARYVDFVVRGQGEDTLLELLDALRGNRSLDSVKGLSYKDMFGLRHDNGERPMKGPDEFPWSPFHRLPVEKYLGPSFFGKRTAVHHASIGCPFNCSFCGVHAAYGNKEKMESPERTVAILTHLVECYGADSVQFYDMNFFLREDHARELCDRMAHLNLRWWCEARVDIMSRYSDETFAAIKRAGCAMIFFGAESGSDWVLEEMQKGITTQQTLEIARRTRQFGIIPEFSFVIGNPNDPDRDTRETLRFIRKIKRINPDSEIIIQHYTPTPQPHDAGGEMYGKIEVPFPDSPAGWAAKEWMNFTLRIDTNAPWLKRRTKKLIDNFEIVVGSRWPTVQDIRAPRWSRIFLQVLSAWRYALHFYNFPFELHLANQFISLRKPKRESL encoded by the coding sequence GTGATCATCCTCTATCATCCGCGTGCTACCCGGCCTCGCAGCCGACGGTTGCCGCTTGCCGTCCTCGCTCTTGCTGCCGCGCTCGAAGGCAAGGAGCAATACGAGATCGTCGACGGGAATCTTGAAGACGATCCGACCGCCCGCATTCTGGAACTGATCGCGCGGCATAAGATTGAGCTGCTGGGGGTCTCCGCAATGCCCGGTCCGCAGATGGTGGCGGCCATGGAGACCTCTCGAGAGATTCGCCGTCTTCACCCGCACGTCCCTATCTGCTGGGGCGGCTACTTCCCATCTATCTACCCGGATGCTGCGCTGAATGCACGCTACGTGGACTTTGTTGTTCGCGGACAGGGTGAGGATACTCTGTTGGAACTCCTTGACGCGCTACGAGGGAATCGATCGCTTGATTCCGTAAAGGGTCTTTCCTACAAAGATATGTTCGGACTGCGCCACGACAATGGGGAGCGGCCAATGAAAGGACCAGATGAGTTTCCATGGTCGCCGTTTCACCGTCTGCCCGTCGAAAAATACCTAGGTCCATCCTTCTTCGGAAAGCGCACTGCCGTTCATCATGCGAGCATTGGTTGTCCGTTCAACTGTAGCTTCTGTGGTGTTCATGCGGCTTATGGCAATAAAGAGAAGATGGAGTCCCCGGAGCGCACAGTCGCCATCTTGACTCATCTCGTCGAGTGCTACGGAGCAGACTCGGTTCAGTTCTACGACATGAATTTTTTCCTGCGCGAGGATCACGCTCGAGAGCTCTGTGATCGCATGGCGCACTTGAATCTCCGTTGGTGGTGCGAAGCCCGCGTCGACATCATGTCCCGCTACTCGGACGAAACCTTTGCGGCGATCAAGCGGGCTGGCTGCGCGATGATATTTTTCGGTGCGGAATCCGGATCCGACTGGGTTCTCGAGGAGATGCAAAAAGGCATCACTACCCAACAGACCCTCGAGATTGCCCGGCGAACCCGCCAGTTCGGCATCATTCCGGAATTCTCCTTTGTCATTGGCAATCCTAATGATCCGGATCGAGATACACGCGAGACACTGCGCTTCATTCGCAAGATTAAACGCATCAATCCGGATTCAGAGATCATCATCCAGCACTACACGCCTACACCTCAGCCACACGACGCGGGTGGCGAGATGTATGGCAAGATTGAGGTCCCGTTTCCAGATTCACCGGCCGGATGGGCAGCCAAGGAGTGGATGAACTTTACCCTTCGCATCGACACCAATGCTCCATGGCTCAAGCGGCGCACCAAGAAGCTCATCGACAACTTTGAGATTGTCGTTGGTTCGCGTTGGCCGACGGTTCAGGATATCCGGGCTCCGCGCTGGAGCCGCATCTTCCTGCAGGTTCTCAGTGCGTGGCGCTACGCCTTGCATTTCTACAACTTTCCTTTTGAGCTTCATCTTGCAAACCAGTTCATCTCTCTGCGAAAGCCTAAGCGGGAGAGCCTATGA
- a CDS encoding amidohydrolase family protein, whose product MSTGAGATMASSIQSGPGVFDRWAEVYDAQSNPLLKLEERCTLPLLPPLGGQDVLDVGCGTGRWLTRLEALGPASLKGIDCSATMLQRAREKVHPTTTLELNENSALPEDDALRSIVLASFVLSYVDDLQQFARECARILRPHGWLLISDMHPATAVERGWTRSFHADGERIEIAAHSRSIDEIVSVFQLHGFELEDLIEPPFAAPERAVFEDAGKFADFEELSGVAAIYIAKLQKREPRPAGTPAPGSRTLQLVNARVATGPLGWRDGSVLIEEGRIGSLSQGAEGSAATLNLEGYVLLPGLINAHEHLEFGLFPRVGRPTGRPPYQSSSEWAHEIHEVHAGPIELYRQIPKSDHLWWGAIRNLLCGVTTVCHHNPLHEELAQPDFPVRVLSRFGWSHSLAFDPDLAAKFHDTPTDHPFILHAAEGLDEESRKEIYRLDHMEVLDERTVLVHGLACTTDEIALINQRGTSLVICPTSNLFLFAKTIPASLLTSIDRVALGSDSPITAAGDLLDEIHYLSAEMGLDPKPIYNMVTTGPADIFHLADGQGRIVESGVADLIAIPDRDHTPAAALSELSFRDVQLVLLAGRVQMASAEMYERLTSNLRSGLELIEVAGLQRWIRSPLQDLITAAERVLGENNLWLAGREVRYAGTV is encoded by the coding sequence ATGAGTACAGGCGCTGGAGCGACGATGGCCTCTTCGATTCAAAGCGGGCCCGGTGTCTTCGATCGTTGGGCAGAGGTCTATGACGCGCAATCGAACCCGCTGCTGAAGCTTGAAGAGCGCTGCACCCTTCCGCTCTTGCCACCTCTCGGTGGGCAGGATGTGCTGGATGTCGGCTGCGGAACCGGGCGCTGGCTAACCAGGCTCGAAGCACTCGGACCTGCTTCGCTCAAGGGCATCGATTGTTCGGCGACTATGCTGCAGCGCGCGCGCGAAAAAGTCCATCCGACTACAACCCTCGAGCTCAATGAGAACTCCGCGCTACCGGAAGACGATGCCTTGAGGAGCATTGTTCTGGCTTCTTTTGTGCTCAGCTATGTCGACGATCTGCAGCAATTCGCACGCGAATGCGCTCGCATCCTCCGACCTCATGGATGGCTGCTTATCTCCGACATGCATCCGGCGACAGCAGTGGAGCGAGGCTGGACACGAAGCTTTCATGCCGATGGGGAGAGGATTGAGATCGCAGCTCATTCCCGATCCATCGATGAGATCGTTTCCGTCTTTCAGCTTCATGGCTTCGAGCTTGAAGACCTTATTGAACCACCATTTGCAGCGCCCGAGCGGGCTGTCTTTGAAGATGCAGGAAAGTTTGCGGACTTTGAAGAACTTTCTGGAGTAGCTGCGATCTATATTGCGAAGTTGCAGAAGCGTGAACCACGTCCGGCAGGGACCCCTGCTCCCGGGAGCCGCACACTCCAGCTTGTCAATGCGCGGGTCGCCACTGGTCCGCTGGGATGGAGAGATGGATCCGTTCTTATCGAGGAGGGTCGGATTGGGTCCCTCAGTCAAGGAGCCGAGGGCTCGGCGGCGACTCTCAATCTGGAGGGTTATGTCCTTCTTCCTGGCCTGATTAATGCGCACGAACATCTCGAGTTTGGATTGTTTCCCAGAGTTGGACGTCCAACAGGCCGCCCTCCATACCAGAGCTCTTCCGAGTGGGCACACGAGATCCATGAGGTCCACGCCGGCCCCATTGAACTCTACAGGCAAATTCCGAAGTCCGATCACCTATGGTGGGGAGCAATACGCAATCTTTTGTGCGGCGTCACAACGGTTTGCCATCACAATCCACTTCACGAGGAACTTGCTCAACCCGATTTTCCGGTGCGGGTTCTCTCGCGCTTCGGCTGGTCGCACTCGCTCGCATTCGACCCGGATCTGGCTGCGAAGTTTCATGACACTCCGACGGATCACCCGTTCATCCTCCACGCGGCTGAGGGTCTTGATGAAGAAAGCAGGAAGGAAATTTACCGCCTCGACCATATGGAGGTGCTCGATGAACGCACCGTTCTCGTTCATGGGCTTGCATGCACGACCGACGAAATAGCGCTAATCAACCAGCGAGGAACTTCGCTGGTCATCTGTCCGACGTCGAATCTCTTTCTCTTTGCAAAGACCATTCCGGCCAGCCTGCTCACTTCCATCGATCGAGTGGCGCTAGGCAGCGACTCACCAATTACCGCGGCAGGCGACCTGCTGGACGAGATTCACTATCTCTCAGCAGAAATGGGCCTCGATCCAAAGCCGATTTACAACATGGTCACCACCGGTCCCGCTGACATCTTTCATTTGGCGGACGGCCAAGGACGGATTGTGGAATCTGGAGTGGCTGATCTCATTGCGATTCCTGACCGGGATCACACGCCCGCCGCCGCGCTGTCGGAACTCTCCTTCCGCGACGTGCAACTGGTGCTACTCGCAGGTCGAGTTCAGATGGCGTCTGCTGAAATGTACGAGCGCTTGACCTCCAACCTCCGCTCGGGTCTGGAATTGATTGAGGTTGCGGGTCTTCAACGCTGGATTCGATCTCCCCTGCAGGACCTCATCACCGCTGCGGAGCGAGTGCTCGGCGAGAACAACCTCTGGCTTGCCGGAAGGGAAGTGCGATATGCCGGTACTGTATGA
- a CDS encoding radical SAM protein — protein sequence MPVLYEIQPAQSAHLEGSRITELPILLLNIHSQCNCRCVMCDIWKRKDGREFHAADLERHRDSIRRLGVRQIVLTGGEPLLNRELEAICTFFRDLGLHLTLLTTGLLLQKKAAIVAAGFDDIIISIDGPPEIHDRIRNVSGAFRVIQKGILAVRALRPEMPISCRTTVQKLNYAHLRATVSAARSLGLNSISFLAADVSSAAFNREEPWALERQEEVALSRAELMKLEDEIELLIETYQEDIKSGFVTESQAKLRRIANRFRERIDGSPTKAPICNAPWVSAVMEVDGSVRPCFFHPSVGNAHQLPLEEAINTDAALSFRSRLKVASNPTCQRCVCSLNYAR from the coding sequence ATGCCGGTACTGTATGAAATTCAGCCAGCTCAATCAGCGCATCTGGAAGGATCGCGGATCACCGAGCTTCCCATCCTGCTGCTGAATATCCATAGTCAGTGCAATTGCCGCTGTGTGATGTGTGATATCTGGAAGCGAAAAGATGGCCGCGAGTTCCATGCCGCCGATCTCGAGCGCCATCGGGATTCAATCCGAAGACTAGGCGTCAGACAGATTGTGCTCACCGGTGGTGAGCCACTGCTCAATCGTGAGTTGGAGGCAATATGCACATTTTTTCGCGATCTTGGCCTTCACCTCACCTTACTCACTACCGGACTTCTGCTGCAGAAGAAAGCGGCCATCGTTGCAGCGGGCTTTGACGACATCATCATTTCGATCGACGGTCCGCCCGAGATCCATGACCGCATCCGCAATGTTTCCGGCGCTTTTAGGGTCATCCAGAAGGGTATCCTAGCAGTGCGCGCGCTCCGCCCCGAGATGCCGATCTCGTGCCGAACTACCGTGCAGAAGCTGAACTATGCACATTTGCGAGCGACGGTCTCCGCCGCCAGGTCACTTGGGCTCAACAGTATCTCCTTCCTGGCTGCGGACGTCTCGTCGGCTGCTTTTAACCGAGAGGAGCCCTGGGCGCTGGAACGCCAGGAGGAGGTTGCGCTCAGTCGAGCCGAGCTGATGAAGCTCGAGGACGAGATCGAACTACTGATCGAGACCTACCAAGAAGACATCAAAAGCGGCTTTGTTACGGAGAGTCAGGCGAAGCTCCGGAGGATCGCAAATCGCTTTCGGGAACGGATTGACGGTTCACCGACGAAAGCCCCAATCTGCAACGCCCCATGGGTCTCTGCCGTAATGGAGGTGGACGGGAGTGTACGCCCGTGCTTCTTTCATCCCTCAGTCGGCAATGCCCATCAACTCCCACTGGAAGAGGCGATCAACACCGATGCTGCCCTCTCTTTTCGAAGCCGCCTGAAGGTTGCCAGCAATCCAACCTGCCAGCGTTGCGTCTGCTCCCTGAACTACGCTCGATGA